In Brevundimonas subvibrioides, a genomic segment contains:
- the guaB gene encoding IMP dehydrogenase, with translation MEIREGLTFDDVLLEPGPSEVMPAEADVSTRLTRDIRLNIPLTSSAMDTVTESRLAIAMAQAGGLGILHRNMTVQEQADQVRTVKRFESGMVINPVTIRPETTLGEVRQIVANRKISGFPVVDAGGRLVGILTNRDMRFDTDPNTRAAALMTTGDLVTVREGAGREEARELLRTRKIERVIVVDEDYRATGLITMKDIEKAQAHPHAAKDEQGRLLVGAASTVGDAGFERAMALADAGCDVVVIDTAHGHSAQVSRVVERIKRENNRLQIIAGNIATYDAARALIDAGADAVKVGIGPGSICTTRIVAGVGVPQLTAIMDAVRAARDSGAPVIADGGIKYSGDLAKAIAAGASVAMMGSMFAGTDESPGEVFLYQGRSYKSYRGMGSVGAMGAGSADRYFQKEVEDTQKLVPEGIEGQTPYKGPIAPVLHQMVGGLRAAMGYVGAPTIAEFQDRARFVRITGAGLRESHVHDVMITREAPNYRQG, from the coding sequence ATGGAGATTCGCGAAGGGCTCACCTTCGACGATGTTTTGCTCGAACCCGGCCCGTCCGAGGTGATGCCTGCTGAGGCGGACGTCTCGACCCGGCTGACGCGCGACATCCGACTGAACATCCCGCTGACCTCGTCCGCCATGGACACGGTGACCGAAAGCCGTCTGGCCATCGCCATGGCCCAGGCCGGGGGTCTGGGCATCCTCCACCGCAACATGACGGTGCAGGAACAGGCCGATCAGGTCCGCACGGTGAAGCGGTTCGAAAGCGGCATGGTCATCAATCCGGTGACGATCCGCCCGGAGACCACCCTGGGCGAGGTTCGTCAGATCGTCGCCAACCGCAAGATTTCCGGCTTTCCCGTGGTGGATGCGGGCGGCAGGCTGGTCGGCATCCTGACCAACCGCGACATGCGGTTCGACACCGATCCGAACACCCGGGCCGCCGCCCTGATGACCACGGGCGACCTGGTCACCGTGCGCGAGGGGGCCGGACGCGAGGAGGCGCGCGAGCTGCTCCGTACCCGGAAGATCGAACGGGTCATCGTTGTGGACGAGGACTATCGCGCCACCGGCCTGATCACGATGAAGGACATCGAGAAGGCCCAGGCCCATCCCCATGCGGCCAAGGACGAACAGGGCCGGCTGCTGGTCGGGGCGGCCTCGACCGTCGGGGATGCCGGCTTCGAGCGCGCCATGGCGCTGGCGGACGCGGGTTGCGACGTGGTCGTGATCGACACCGCCCACGGTCACTCGGCCCAGGTCTCCCGGGTTGTCGAACGGATCAAGCGCGAGAACAACCGGCTGCAGATCATCGCCGGCAACATCGCCACCTATGACGCGGCGCGGGCGCTGATCGACGCGGGCGCGGATGCGGTGAAGGTCGGGATCGGACCGGGCAGCATCTGCACCACCCGGATCGTGGCCGGGGTGGGCGTGCCCCAGCTGACGGCCATCATGGACGCGGTGCGGGCGGCCCGGGATTCGGGCGCACCGGTCATCGCCGACGGCGGGATCAAATATTCGGGCGACCTGGCCAAGGCCATCGCGGCGGGGGCCTCCGTCGCCATGATGGGCTCGATGTTCGCCGGGACCGACGAGAGCCCCGGCGAGGTGTTCCTGTACCAGGGGCGGTCCTACAAGAGCTATCGCGGCATGGGCTCCGTCGGGGCCATGGGGGCCGGTTCGGCCGACCGCTATTTCCAGAAGGAAGTCGAGGACACCCAGAAGCTGGTGCCCGAGGGCATCGAGGGTCAGACCCCCTACAAGGGACCGATCGCCCCGGTGCTGCACCAGATGGTCGGGGGCCTGCGCGCCGCCATGGGCTATGTCGGAGCGCCCACCATCGCCGAGTTTCAGGACCGCGCGCGGTTCGTGCGGATCACCGGAGCGGGCCTGCGCGAAAGCCATGTCCACGACGTGATGATCACGCGCGAGGCACCGAATTACAGGCAGGGGTGA
- a CDS encoding MAPEG family protein, translating into MYDAWVLVTTPELTMLAATLVLAFVLIFLPAAGRTMANGLGWNAGPRDGVPARPGLITQRLERAQANMWETLPLFIGAVLIAHVTGEDGPLTFWGTQAFFWARLVYIPLYAFGVPFVRSIVWLIAMGGLVAIFVALFT; encoded by the coding sequence ATGTATGACGCCTGGGTGCTGGTGACGACACCGGAGCTGACCATGCTGGCGGCGACGCTGGTGCTGGCCTTCGTATTGATCTTCCTGCCCGCCGCCGGGCGGACCATGGCCAATGGCCTCGGCTGGAACGCCGGGCCGCGCGACGGCGTGCCGGCCCGGCCGGGCCTCATCACCCAGCGGCTGGAGCGGGCGCAGGCCAATATGTGGGAGACCCTGCCACTGTTCATCGGCGCGGTTCTGATCGCCCATGTGACAGGCGAGGACGGGCCGCTGACCTTCTGGGGGACCCAGGCCTTCTTCTGGGCGCGACTGGTCTATATTCCGCTCTATGCCTTCGGGGTGCCCTTCGTCCGCTCGATCGTCTGGCTGATCGCCATGGGCGGCCTGGTGGCCATCTTCGTCGCCCTTTTCACCTGA
- a CDS encoding alpha-amylase family glycosyl hydrolase: MTLTAETLADRSATPRAADTNARILRARFRRLYGDHPDCEVILARIEASLSRHRAGRSADLLALDAEIQAQPRARSASGQSVYTFYVDRFATDLAGLAARADYLEALGVRWLHPLPLLRPRPGDSDGGFAVQDYRQIDPRLGDMDGLEALTTAMRGRGIGVILDVVCNHTAREHAWAQAARAGDPRYRDYYITVEDPDDVARWETDLIDVFPDTAPGSFTPDAEMGGHVWTTFYPFQWDLNYANPAVFAEMLDVLLYLTGKGVQGFRLDSAPFLWKRPGTSCRNQPEVYWIVEAWRAALSIVAPSVVLIAEAIEGLEDVLPFFGGEAPGCDLAYSNGVMTALWGALADGEAAIATKLIAAAAARPDGANWLNYVRCHDDLIWNALAAYAPPEDLARWSRFYDGQGGSFANGRAFQTAAGGVPSTNGMAASLVGLEDDPTPDGLAAKRLILLYAIIHGLDGWPLIYMGDEIGLMNDEAYADDPLRAVDGRWLHRPTMDWNRAQLGRAQGSVGQGLFGAMRHLGDAARWLNDLGIAGRAIPVPAGEPAVLSFAREAGTRRFLLLANMSDRSVPVTVPQGYAEARDVLGMADDDDGTRLAPYAVRWLVTP, translated from the coding sequence ATGACCCTGACGGCCGAGACCCTTGCCGATCGATCCGCGACGCCGCGCGCTGCGGACACGAACGCACGGATCCTGCGCGCCCGCTTTCGACGCCTGTACGGCGACCATCCGGATTGCGAGGTCATCCTGGCTCGAATCGAGGCCAGCCTGTCGCGCCATCGCGCGGGCCGAAGCGCCGACCTTCTGGCGCTCGATGCGGAGATCCAGGCGCAGCCCCGGGCCCGGTCGGCGTCGGGACAGTCGGTCTACACCTTCTACGTCGACCGGTTCGCCACGGACCTGGCCGGGCTCGCGGCGCGCGCGGACTATCTGGAAGCCCTGGGGGTGAGGTGGCTGCATCCGCTGCCGCTGCTTCGTCCGAGGCCGGGCGACAGCGATGGCGGCTTTGCGGTCCAGGACTATCGCCAGATCGATCCGCGCCTTGGCGACATGGACGGGCTGGAGGCCCTGACGACGGCGATGCGCGGGCGGGGGATCGGGGTGATCCTGGACGTGGTCTGCAACCACACGGCCCGCGAGCACGCCTGGGCCCAGGCGGCGCGGGCGGGCGATCCCCGATACCGCGACTACTACATCACGGTCGAGGATCCGGACGACGTCGCGCGGTGGGAGACGGATCTGATCGACGTCTTTCCCGACACGGCTCCGGGCAGTTTCACGCCGGATGCGGAGATGGGCGGCCATGTCTGGACGACCTTCTATCCGTTTCAGTGGGACCTGAACTACGCCAACCCGGCGGTCTTCGCCGAGATGCTGGACGTCCTGCTGTATCTGACCGGCAAGGGGGTTCAGGGCTTTCGTCTCGACAGCGCACCCTTCCTCTGGAAACGGCCGGGCACCAGCTGCCGCAACCAGCCCGAGGTCTACTGGATCGTCGAGGCCTGGCGGGCGGCCCTGTCCATCGTCGCGCCGTCCGTCGTGCTGATCGCCGAGGCCATCGAGGGGCTGGAGGACGTCCTGCCGTTCTTCGGCGGCGAAGCCCCCGGCTGCGACCTGGCCTACAGCAACGGCGTGATGACGGCGCTCTGGGGGGCTCTGGCCGATGGCGAGGCGGCGATCGCGACAAAGCTGATCGCCGCGGCCGCGGCCAGGCCGGACGGGGCCAACTGGCTGAACTACGTCCGGTGTCACGACGACCTGATCTGGAATGCCCTGGCCGCCTATGCGCCGCCCGAGGACCTGGCACGCTGGTCGCGATTCTATGACGGACAGGGGGGCAGTTTCGCCAACGGACGCGCCTTCCAGACGGCGGCCGGCGGCGTCCCGTCGACCAACGGCATGGCGGCCTCGCTGGTCGGGCTGGAGGACGACCCGACGCCGGACGGGCTGGCGGCGAAGCGGCTGATCCTGCTGTATGCGATCATCCACGGGCTGGACGGCTGGCCCCTGATCTACATGGGTGACGAGATCGGCCTGATGAATGACGAAGCCTATGCCGACGATCCCCTTCGCGCCGTCGATGGCCGCTGGCTGCACCGGCCGACGATGGACTGGAATCGGGCGCAGCTGGGCCGCGCGCAGGGGTCGGTCGGCCAGGGGCTGTTTGGGGCGATGCGACACCTCGGCGACGCCGCGCGTTGGCTGAACGATCTCGGCATCGCCGGCCGGGCCATCCCGGTCCCGGCGGGTGAACCGGCGGTGCTTTCCTTCGCGCGGGAGGCGGGGACCCGGCGGTTCCTGCTGCTGGCCAATATGAGCGACCGGAGCGTGCCGGTGACAGTGCCTCAGGGCTATGCGGAGGCCCGGGATGTTCTGGGGATGGCGGATGATGACGATGGGACCCGGCTGGCCCCCTATGCCGTCCGCTGGCTGGTGACGCCGTGA
- a CDS encoding RsmB/NOP family class I SAM-dependent RNA methyltransferase, whose amino-acid sequence MTPAARLASAAAIIDRISAGKAPAEAVLKTWGTENRYAGSKDRRAIADQVYKVLRARGRLVWAMGGREDGRALVIGALSLIDGLSVEAIEALHSGDGYGPKPLSKQERSRISMTADEVPGWVAAGLPEFVVEDFRHTFGDRWAEEAAGLMVPRAPIDLRVNGARATVDEVMAELREAGLSPERTPWSAWGLRLSAEPPPNVQALEAFKAGRIEIQDEGSQVVCWLAGVAPGMTVVDYCAGGGGKTLGLAMQGLADGASRVEAAPPEPERIWTPTGWVDAPKSKPKAATVAQAEGRLIACDVVQKRLDNIRPRLARAGVEAELIHLGPNGGGVEDIVGIADVVFVDAPCTGSGTWRRRPEDAWRLKPEDVDRMHSLQMAILARAAKLVKPGGRLVYVTCSMLRVENEATVDHFEEDHPGFAPVEIAGALYSAAMTDAARETLAGLAQGHRLRMSPATTDTDGFFVALYERRA is encoded by the coding sequence TTGACCCCCGCCGCCCGTCTCGCCTCCGCCGCCGCCATCATCGACCGCATCAGTGCGGGCAAGGCCCCGGCCGAGGCCGTCCTGAAGACCTGGGGGACCGAGAACCGCTACGCCGGGTCCAAGGACCGCCGGGCCATCGCCGATCAGGTCTACAAGGTGCTGCGCGCGCGCGGTCGGCTGGTCTGGGCCATGGGCGGGCGCGAGGACGGGCGGGCGCTGGTCATCGGGGCGCTGAGCCTGATCGACGGCCTGTCGGTCGAGGCGATCGAGGCGCTGCACTCGGGCGACGGATATGGCCCCAAGCCCCTGTCGAAACAGGAACGGTCGCGGATCAGTATGACGGCCGACGAGGTGCCAGGCTGGGTCGCGGCGGGCCTGCCCGAGTTCGTGGTCGAGGATTTCAGGCACACCTTCGGCGACCGCTGGGCCGAGGAGGCCGCCGGTCTGATGGTGCCGCGCGCGCCGATCGACCTGCGGGTCAACGGGGCCAGGGCGACGGTCGACGAGGTCATGGCCGAACTGCGCGAGGCGGGCCTGTCGCCCGAACGCACCCCCTGGTCGGCCTGGGGCCTGCGCCTGTCGGCCGAGCCGCCGCCGAACGTCCAGGCGCTGGAGGCCTTCAAGGCCGGGCGGATCGAGATCCAGGACGAGGGCAGTCAGGTCGTCTGCTGGCTGGCGGGGGTGGCACCCGGCATGACCGTCGTCGACTATTGCGCCGGGGGCGGGGGCAAGACCCTGGGCCTGGCGATGCAGGGGCTGGCGGACGGTGCCTCGCGCGTCGAGGCCGCGCCGCCTGAGCCGGAGCGCATCTGGACCCCGACCGGCTGGGTCGATGCACCGAAATCGAAGCCGAAAGCGGCAACGGTCGCTCAGGCCGAAGGTCGGCTGATCGCCTGCGACGTGGTGCAGAAGCGGCTGGACAACATCCGCCCCCGGCTGGCCCGCGCGGGCGTCGAGGCCGAGCTGATCCACCTGGGGCCCAACGGCGGCGGGGTCGAGGACATCGTCGGCATCGCCGATGTCGTCTTCGTGGACGCGCCCTGCACCGGGTCGGGCACCTGGCGGCGTCGGCCAGAGGACGCCTGGCGGCTGAAGCCCGAAGACGTCGACCGGATGCATTCGCTGCAGATGGCGATCCTGGCGCGGGCCGCCAAACTGGTGAAGCCGGGCGGGCGGCTGGTCTATGTCACCTGCTCGATGCTGCGGGTCGAGAACGAGGCGACGGTGGATCATTTCGAGGAGGACCACCCCGGGTTTGCGCCGGTCGAGATCGCCGGTGCCCTCTACAGCGCCGCCATGACGGACGCCGCCCGCGAAACCTTGGCCGGACTGGCCCAGGGTCATCGCCTGCGGATGTCGCCGGCGACGACGGACACGGACGGCTTCTTCGTCGCCCTGTACGAGCGGCGGGCGTGA
- a CDS encoding DUF2061 domain-containing protein — MVTALARSVRSLALKIASYGMMHLVVAMLVAFAITRDWRMALAIGLVEPFFQTIAYSIHDRIWHRIEHRRRRSGMEETAEAFTARLDLMNADEQARAHGHHGHSHALPSLKKIAVKTVTYGIMHFVVAVSVAFAITQDIRVALTVGVIEPLVQMVFFAIHDRIWTGREARRATTRTA; from the coding sequence ATGGTCACCGCACTCGCCAGATCCGTTCGCAGCCTTGCGCTGAAGATCGCCAGTTACGGCATGATGCATCTGGTCGTGGCCATGCTGGTGGCGTTCGCCATCACCCGCGACTGGCGCATGGCCCTGGCCATCGGCCTGGTCGAGCCCTTCTTCCAGACCATCGCCTATTCCATCCACGACCGGATCTGGCACCGGATCGAACACCGTCGTCGCCGTAGCGGCATGGAAGAGACCGCCGAGGCCTTCACGGCCCGTCTGGACCTGATGAACGCCGATGAGCAGGCGCGCGCCCACGGGCACCACGGCCACAGCCACGCCCTGCCTTCGCTGAAGAAGATCGCGGTGAAGACCGTGACCTACGGCATCATGCATTTCGTGGTGGCGGTGTCGGTGGCCTTCGCGATCACGCAGGACATCCGCGTCGCCCTGACGGTCGGGGTCATCGAGCCCCTCGTGCAGATGGTGTTCTTCGCCATCCACGACCGCATCTGGACCGGCCGCGAAGCCCGGCGGGCGACGACCCGGACGGCCTGA
- a CDS encoding RlmE family RNA methyltransferase: protein MNDDEKPAPPPEARRRMVKPPTGGTAQGRGMGTQIKTADKKSMSSIQWIKRQLADPWSEKARAEGWRSRAAFKFSEIDDRFHLVRKGSRVVDLGAAPGGWVQVCVNRGASAVVGVDLLPIEPIPGSTLIQADFTDPGVDQQLIEALGGPPDLVLSDMAHNTVGHRQTDHLKIIALIEIASDFAIRTLRPGGSFVTKNFQGGDAGRVLAELRAAFQEVKYVKPAASRKGSSEVYLVALNRK from the coding sequence ATGAACGATGATGAAAAGCCCGCGCCGCCTCCCGAAGCGCGCCGTCGCATGGTCAAGCCGCCTACCGGCGGCACGGCCCAGGGACGCGGCATGGGCACCCAGATCAAGACGGCCGACAAGAAGTCGATGTCCTCGATTCAGTGGATCAAGCGCCAGCTGGCCGATCCCTGGTCGGAAAAGGCCCGCGCCGAGGGCTGGCGCAGTCGGGCGGCCTTCAAGTTCAGCGAGATCGACGACCGGTTCCATCTGGTCCGGAAGGGCTCGCGCGTCGTCGACCTTGGGGCCGCGCCCGGCGGCTGGGTCCAGGTGTGCGTCAATCGCGGAGCCTCGGCGGTGGTCGGGGTGGATCTGCTGCCGATCGAACCGATCCCGGGCTCGACCCTGATCCAGGCCGATTTCACCGATCCCGGCGTGGACCAGCAGCTGATCGAGGCGCTCGGCGGCCCCCCCGACCTGGTGCTGTCGGACATGGCCCACAACACCGTTGGCCATCGCCAGACCGATCACCTGAAGATCATTGCCCTGATCGAGATCGCCTCGGATTTCGCCATCCGCACGCTGCGGCCCGGCGGATCGTTCGTGACCAAGAACTTCCAGGGCGGCGATGCCGGCCGGGTGCTGGCCGAGCTGCGCGCCGCCTTCCAGGAGGTGAAATACGTCAAGCCCGCCGCCAGCCGGAAGGGATCGTCCGAGGTCTATCTGGTGGCGCTGAACCGGAAGTAG
- a CDS encoding peptidylprolyl isomerase, with protein MADQTLTLTLETGDVVIKLRPDLAPGHVTRITELASEGFYDGVVFHRVIPGFMAQGGDPTGTGTSGSKKPNLKAEFSSEPHVRGICSMARTNQPDTANSQFFIVFDDATFLDGQYTVWGQVIEGMDHVDALPKGEPPRNPGKIVKATVN; from the coding sequence ATGGCCGACCAGACCCTGACCCTCACTCTCGAAACCGGCGATGTCGTCATCAAGCTGCGCCCCGACCTCGCGCCCGGCCACGTGACCCGCATCACCGAGCTGGCGAGCGAAGGCTTCTACGACGGCGTGGTCTTCCACCGCGTGATCCCCGGCTTCATGGCCCAGGGCGGCGATCCGACCGGCACGGGCACCTCGGGCTCGAAAAAGCCGAACCTGAAGGCTGAGTTCTCCAGCGAGCCGCACGTCCGCGGCATCTGCTCCATGGCCCGCACGAACCAGCCGGACACCGCCAACAGCCAGTTCTTCATCGTCTTCGACGACGCCACCTTCCTCGACGGCCAGTACACCGTCTGGGGCCAGGTGATCGAGGGCATGGACCACGTCGACGCCCTGCCCAAGGGCGAACCGCCCCGCAACCCGGGCAAGATCGTCAAGGCGACGGTCAACTAG
- a CDS encoding 5'-methylthioadenosine/S-adenosylhomocysteine nucleosidase (Enables the cleavage of the glycosidic bond in both 5'-methylthioadenosine and S-adenosylhomocysteine), translated as MTPFGPLTALCVMAAEAEYGPALRARIRPLITGVGPVEAAVQTTAVLAELAHQGRLPDVIICLGSAGSQTLEHGRIYWVDEVGYRDMDASVLGFPPGVTPFLDQSAVLTLASGPAGQPYARLATGASVVSGEAYDAIDADMVDMETYAVVRAAARFDVPVLGLRGISDGKSDLTGLSDWTDTLHVIDEGLAGALDLLKAEFERLTAPLPEETA; from the coding sequence TTGACGCCTTTCGGCCCGCTGACGGCGCTGTGCGTGATGGCGGCGGAGGCGGAGTACGGCCCGGCGTTGCGGGCGCGGATCAGGCCGCTGATCACCGGCGTCGGTCCGGTCGAGGCGGCCGTCCAGACCACGGCGGTCCTGGCCGAACTGGCGCATCAGGGCCGGCTGCCCGATGTCATCATCTGCCTGGGCTCGGCGGGGTCGCAGACGCTGGAGCACGGACGCATCTATTGGGTGGACGAGGTCGGCTATCGCGATATGGACGCCTCGGTGCTGGGGTTCCCGCCCGGCGTGACGCCCTTCCTCGACCAGTCGGCCGTCCTGACCCTGGCCAGCGGCCCGGCGGGCCAGCCCTATGCACGACTGGCGACCGGAGCATCGGTCGTCTCGGGCGAGGCCTATGACGCCATCGACGCCGACATGGTGGACATGGAAACCTATGCCGTCGTCCGCGCCGCTGCCCGGTTCGACGTGCCGGTGCTGGGTCTGCGCGGCATCAGCGACGGCAAGTCCGACCTGACCGGCCTGTCCGACTGGACCGACACCCTGCATGTGATCGACGAGGGTCTGGCGGGGGCGCTGGACCTGCTGAAGGCCGAATTCGAACGTTTGACCGCGCCATTGCCTGAGGAGACCGCATGA
- the guaA gene encoding glutamine-hydrolyzing GMP synthase, with translation MTDHQKVLIVDFGSQVTQLIARRLREASVYCEIHPYAKAEAALAALKPAAIILSGGPESVHEEGSPRAPQAVFEAGVPVLGICYGEMTMCEQLGGKVEGGHTREFGRAEITVQKASPLLAGLAPVGEDETVWMSHGDKIVAIPEGFDVVATSAGSPYAVIADETRRFYGVQFHPEVMHTPRGATMLKNFTHGIAGLKGDWTMAAYRDEKIAQIREQVGSAKVICGLSGGVDSSVAAVLIHEAIGDQLTCVFVDTGLLRKDEATQVTTLFREHYNIPLIHVDASKEFLGELAGQSDPETKRKIIGRVFIEVFDREAGKIEGAEFLAQGTLYPDVIESVSSSSGKAHVIKSHHNVGGLPDYMKLKLVEPLRELFKDEVRALGRELGLTDAFVGRHPFPGPGLAIRIPGEITPEAVETLQQADAIYLDEIRKAGLYDRIWQAFAVLLPVRTVGVMGDARTYEKVLALRAVTSTDGMTADFFEFPWDVLGKCATRIVNEVRGVNRVVYDVTSKPPGTIEWE, from the coding sequence ATGACTGATCACCAGAAGGTTCTCATCGTCGATTTCGGCAGCCAGGTGACGCAGCTGATCGCGCGGCGTCTGCGCGAGGCCAGCGTCTATTGCGAGATCCATCCTTATGCGAAGGCGGAGGCGGCGCTGGCCGCGCTGAAGCCGGCGGCGATCATCCTGTCGGGCGGCCCCGAGAGCGTGCACGAGGAAGGCAGCCCCCGCGCGCCCCAGGCCGTGTTCGAAGCCGGCGTGCCGGTGCTGGGCATCTGCTATGGCGAGATGACGATGTGCGAACAGCTGGGCGGCAAGGTCGAGGGCGGCCACACCCGCGAGTTCGGCCGCGCGGAGATCACGGTTCAGAAAGCCTCGCCGCTGCTGGCCGGTCTGGCCCCGGTCGGCGAGGACGAGACCGTCTGGATGAGCCACGGCGACAAGATCGTCGCCATCCCCGAGGGCTTCGACGTCGTCGCCACCTCGGCCGGGTCGCCCTATGCCGTGATCGCCGACGAGACCCGCCGCTTCTATGGCGTGCAGTTCCATCCTGAGGTCATGCACACGCCGCGTGGCGCGACCATGCTGAAGAACTTCACCCACGGCATCGCCGGGCTGAAGGGCGACTGGACCATGGCGGCCTATCGCGACGAGAAGATCGCCCAGATCCGCGAACAGGTCGGCTCGGCCAAAGTGATCTGCGGCCTGTCCGGCGGCGTCGACTCGTCCGTGGCCGCCGTCCTGATCCATGAGGCCATCGGCGACCAGCTGACCTGCGTGTTCGTGGACACCGGCCTGCTGCGCAAGGACGAGGCGACCCAGGTCACGACCCTGTTCAGAGAGCACTACAACATCCCCCTGATCCACGTTGATGCGTCGAAGGAATTCCTCGGCGAACTGGCGGGCCAGTCGGATCCCGAGACCAAGCGCAAGATCATCGGCCGCGTCTTCATCGAAGTGTTCGACCGCGAGGCCGGCAAGATCGAGGGGGCGGAATTCCTGGCGCAGGGCACCCTGTATCCCGATGTGATCGAGAGCGTGTCCTCCTCCAGCGGCAAGGCGCACGTCATCAAGAGCCACCACAATGTCGGTGGCCTGCCCGACTATATGAAGCTGAAGCTGGTCGAGCCCCTGCGCGAGCTGTTCAAGGACGAGGTCCGGGCGCTGGGCCGCGAACTGGGCCTGACCGACGCCTTCGTGGGCCGTCACCCTTTCCCCGGACCGGGTCTGGCCATCCGCATCCCCGGCGAGATCACGCCCGAGGCCGTCGAGACCCTGCAGCAGGCCGACGCCATCTATCTGGACGAGATCCGCAAGGCCGGCCTGTACGACAGGATCTGGCAGGCCTTCGCCGTCCTGCTGCCGGTCCGGACGGTCGGTGTGATGGGCGATGCGCGGACCTATGAGAAGGTGCTGGCCCTGCGTGCCGTGACCTCGACCGACGGCATGACGGCGGACTTCTTCGAGTTTCCGTGGGACGTCCTGGGCAAGTGCGCGACCCGGATCGTCAACGAGGTGCGCGGCGTCAACCGCGTCGTCTATGATGTGACGTCCAAGCCGCCTGGCACGATCGAGTGGGAGTAA
- a CDS encoding CaiB/BaiF CoA transferase family protein: MMAGSRPLAGLRVVEFDAIGPVPLACMILADLGCEVIRVARRADAAKVWDDIGGTVLHRNRGHVEMDLKNADDRAAVLDLIGRADAVMEGFRPGVMERLGLGPDVCLEANPKLAFVRVTGWGQTGPLAPTAGHDINYIGLTGALHAMGEADRPPVPPLNLLGDYGGGAMFAVVGLLSAVMQARATGRGQTVDVAMVEGTAVLSGLYHAMMASGLWSDQRGSNLIDGSAPFYRCYACADGGHVAVGALEPQFFGLLLDGLGIARDRFFQHDRAAWPEMTAVFEAAFLTRPRDAWVEVFEGTDACVSPVLGFAEAADHPHTRERGVFSTVEGVRHPMPAPRFADSVGDVAPASGARAMAEVLAAWTVAVP, encoded by the coding sequence ATGATGGCTGGGTCCCGACCTCTTGCCGGTCTGCGCGTCGTCGAGTTCGACGCGATCGGGCCGGTCCCCCTGGCCTGCATGATCCTGGCCGACCTGGGCTGCGAGGTGATCCGCGTCGCGCGCCGGGCGGACGCGGCCAAGGTGTGGGACGACATCGGCGGCACCGTGCTTCATCGCAATCGCGGCCATGTCGAGATGGATCTGAAGAACGCCGACGACAGGGCCGCCGTCCTGGATCTGATTGGCCGGGCCGACGCCGTGATGGAGGGCTTTCGGCCCGGGGTCATGGAGCGGCTGGGTCTCGGGCCGGACGTCTGTCTGGAAGCCAATCCGAAGCTGGCCTTCGTCCGGGTGACCGGCTGGGGCCAGACCGGTCCGCTGGCCCCGACGGCCGGGCATGACATCAACTACATCGGCCTGACCGGCGCCCTTCACGCGATGGGCGAGGCGGATCGACCGCCGGTGCCGCCGCTGAACCTTCTCGGCGACTACGGCGGCGGGGCCATGTTCGCGGTCGTGGGCCTGTTGTCGGCGGTCATGCAGGCCCGCGCGACCGGGCGGGGACAGACGGTGGATGTCGCCATGGTCGAGGGGACTGCGGTCCTGTCCGGACTGTACCACGCCATGATGGCCAGCGGCCTGTGGTCGGACCAGCGCGGCTCGAACCTGATCGACGGCAGCGCGCCCTTCTATCGCTGCTATGCCTGTGCCGACGGGGGGCATGTCGCGGTGGGGGCTCTGGAGCCTCAGTTCTTCGGCCTGCTTCTGGATGGCCTGGGCATCGCGCGCGACCGCTTCTTTCAGCACGACCGCGCGGCCTGGCCCGAGATGACGGCCGTGTTCGAGGCCGCCTTCCTGACCCGCCCCCGCGACGCCTGGGTCGAGGTCTTCGAGGGCACCGACGCCTGTGTGTCGCCGGTGCTGGGCTTCGCCGAGGCGGCAGACCATCCGCACACGCGGGAACGCGGCGTCTTTTCCACCGTGGAGGGGGTGCGCCATCCGATGCCGGCACCCCGTTTTGCCGACAGCGTGGGCGATGTCGCGCCGGCATCGGGTGCCCGCGCCATGGCCGAGGTGCTTGCGGCCTGGACGGTCGCCGTGCCCTGA